The following proteins are co-located in the Candidatus Methylomirabilis sp. genome:
- the murB gene encoding UDP-N-acetylmuramate dehydrogenase, whose amino-acid sequence MITTQFKLQERLHGVIKGTILTEEPLALHTYFRIGGPAEVMVYPAGLEDLKTLLKVTRDEAIPLLILGSGSNMLVLDGGVRGLVINLSRTFLELQATGEQIRCGAGVRTSRLLALSAMSSLTGLEGLAGVPGTVGGAIRGNAGTPVGAIVDHLDWVRLVDGLGEERYLTREELRPGYRHCILPAGSVIVEACFTLRRGMAAAIRGTISTSLAKRNLTQPVEVRSAGCIFKNPPGEFAGRLVEQVGLKGLRRGGAQISEKHGNFIVNLGGATATDVLWLIEQARALVMVKTGVALELEIQIVGSPIAR is encoded by the coding sequence ATGATTACGACGCAGTTCAAGTTGCAGGAAAGGCTGCACGGTGTGATCAAGGGAACGATCCTCACTGAAGAGCCGCTCGCCCTGCATACCTACTTCCGGATCGGAGGCCCAGCCGAGGTGATGGTCTACCCCGCTGGCCTTGAAGATCTGAAGACCTTACTCAAGGTAACGCGGGACGAGGCGATTCCTCTCCTGATCCTCGGCAGTGGAAGTAATATGCTGGTGTTGGATGGAGGGGTCAGGGGTTTGGTTATCAATCTCTCACGAACCTTTCTGGAACTCCAAGCGACCGGTGAGCAGATCAGGTGCGGGGCCGGCGTGCGGACAAGCCGTCTGCTGGCCCTCTCCGCGATGAGTAGCCTGACCGGTCTCGAAGGGCTGGCAGGAGTGCCGGGAACCGTTGGAGGAGCGATCAGGGGGAATGCCGGGACGCCCGTGGGCGCCATCGTCGATCACCTGGACTGGGTTCGACTTGTGGACGGCTTGGGCGAGGAGCGGTATCTCACGCGGGAGGAACTCAGACCGGGTTACAGGCACTGTATCCTTCCGGCAGGTTCAGTGATCGTTGAAGCTTGCTTCACGCTCCGACGCGGAATGGCGGCAGCGATCAGAGGGACGATCTCAACGTCGCTGGCGAAGAGGAATCTAACGCAGCCTGTGGAGGTTAGGTCGGCAGGGTGCATCTTCAAGAACCCTCCGGGAGAGTTCGCGGGGCGTCTGGTGGAGCAGGTGGGGCTCAAGGGGCTCCGGCGTGGAGGAGCGCAGATCTCCGAGAAACACGGTAACTTTATCGTAAATCTCGGCGGGGCTACGGCGACAGATGTGCTCTGGCTGATCGAGCAAGCTAGAGCCCTAGTGATGGTCAAGACAGGAGTGGCGCTTGAACTGGAGATCCAGATTGTCGGATCGCCCATCGCGAGATGA
- the murC gene encoding UDP-N-acetylmuramate--L-alanine ligase encodes MFKKIRHIHFVGIGGVGMSGIAEVLHNLGYQVSGSDLKVSEHALRLQELGIAIQIGHDPAHVQDADVVVRSSAVSPENPEIVAAKVHAIPVIQRAEMLAELMRMKYGVAVAGTHGKTTTTSMVATVLAKAGLDPTVVIGGRLDALGSNAKLGRGEFMVAEADESDGSFLKLAPTIAVVTTIDAEHLDYYRDLQQIKETFLEFINKVPFYGSAILCLDQEQIRDLLPRVEKRIISYACNERADLTAEGISLTGLNSNFKVRFRGEPLGEIQLRVPGLHNVSNALAAMAVGLELEIEFAVIRTALGEFSGVARRFQVKGSPQDIMVVDDYAHHPAEIQATLRAARAGFDRRLIAVFQPHRYTRTCRLLPEFASAFDLADQVIITEIYPAGEAPITGVSGRQIADGVAGRRGPEVLYVERKEEIPDRVLELTRPGDLVITMGAGDIWKAGEQILGRLKDRV; translated from the coding sequence ATGTTTAAAAAGATTCGGCACATCCACTTCGTCGGGATCGGGGGGGTCGGAATGAGCGGAATTGCCGAGGTCCTCCACAATCTTGGCTATCAGGTCAGCGGCTCCGATCTGAAGGTGTCAGAGCACGCCCTTCGCCTCCAGGAGTTGGGAATTGCCATTCAGATCGGTCACGATCCCGCCCACGTACAGGATGCCGACGTTGTGGTCCGGTCCTCGGCGGTCTCGCCGGAGAATCCCGAGATTGTCGCGGCGAAGGTTCACGCCATCCCGGTCATTCAGCGAGCTGAGATGCTGGCTGAACTGATGCGGATGAAGTATGGCGTCGCGGTTGCCGGCACCCATGGGAAGACCACGACGACCTCCATGGTAGCCACGGTCCTGGCCAAGGCGGGCCTCGACCCCACGGTAGTCATCGGGGGCAGGCTGGATGCGCTTGGCAGCAATGCGAAGCTCGGGCGTGGCGAGTTCATGGTCGCGGAGGCAGACGAGAGCGACGGTTCCTTCCTCAAGCTGGCTCCTACCATCGCCGTCGTGACTACCATCGACGCCGAGCATCTCGATTACTACCGTGATCTGCAGCAGATCAAAGAGACGTTCCTCGAGTTCATCAATAAAGTCCCTTTCTATGGCTCCGCTATTCTGTGCCTCGATCAAGAACAGATCCGGGACCTGTTGCCCAGGGTGGAGAAACGCATTATCTCGTATGCCTGTAACGAGCGGGCCGATTTGACGGCAGAGGGAATCTCGCTGACCGGACTCAACTCCAACTTCAAGGTGAGGTTCAGGGGAGAGCCTTTGGGGGAGATACAACTCAGGGTTCCCGGATTGCATAATGTGTCGAATGCATTGGCGGCAATGGCAGTGGGCCTCGAGCTGGAGATCGAGTTTGCCGTGATCCGGACGGCGCTCGGGGAGTTCTCCGGTGTCGCTCGACGTTTTCAGGTAAAGGGAAGCCCTCAGGATATCATGGTGGTGGACGATTACGCCCATCACCCGGCAGAGATCCAGGCCACACTGAGAGCGGCCAGGGCTGGATTTGATCGGCGGCTGATCGCCGTCTTCCAGCCGCATCGTTATACCAGGACCTGCAGGCTCCTACCCGAGTTCGCATCCGCCTTCGATCTGGCCGATCAGGTGATCATCACCGAGATCTACCCGGCTGGGGAGGCGCCGATTACCGGCGTCTCGGGTAGACAGATTGCGGACGGGGTTGCCGGCCGGAGAGGACCGGAGGTCCTGTATGTGGAACGCAAGGAAGAGATCCCGGACCGGGTCCTTGAGTTGACTCGTCCCGGCGACCTAGTCATCACCATGGGCGCGGGCGACATCTGGAAGGCCGGCGAGCAGATTCTCGGCCGGCTGAAAGACAGGGTATAG
- the murG gene encoding undecaprenyldiphospho-muramoylpentapeptide beta-N-acetylglucosaminyltransferase, translating into MKAIITGGGTGGHLFPAIALAEELRSRQADLSLLFVGVEGGVEATLLATRGWDFEGIKASGLQGKRLLSRLRSLMLIPSGLIRSLSILRRFRPDVVVGFGGYASAAMTLSGVLTRVPTVIHEQNALPGLANRWLGRFVDRVAVAFEEASDFFPKGSVLVTGNPVRTELFGVSRTEAATRLGLDPNRFTLLIFGGSQGAHGLNRAVMEALPQLTDERERIQFIHATGPRDLSAVRQGYDALGCPAVVEPFFQAMAVAYAAADLCLCRAGAGTVAELCALGKPSVLVPFPFAANDHQRYNAEALIASGGARMVLDRELSGAAVAELIRTFLRDREGLEAMARGAKALAKPDAAARLADLVTLTAARVPGAKFQVTSPELRSGTRSCGHV; encoded by the coding sequence GTGAAGGCCATTATTACAGGAGGCGGGACTGGCGGTCACCTCTTTCCTGCTATTGCATTGGCCGAGGAACTCAGGTCAAGGCAGGCTGACCTATCGCTCCTGTTTGTTGGCGTCGAGGGAGGGGTTGAGGCGACGTTGCTGGCCACGAGAGGTTGGGACTTCGAGGGGATCAAGGCTTCAGGCCTGCAGGGCAAGCGGCTACTGTCGCGACTTCGGAGCCTCATGCTGATCCCCTCAGGTCTTATCCGGTCTCTATCGATCCTTCGACGGTTCCGTCCCGATGTTGTGGTCGGGTTTGGTGGCTATGCCTCAGCTGCCATGACGCTGTCGGGAGTGCTTACAAGGGTTCCAACCGTGATCCATGAACAGAACGCCTTGCCGGGGCTTGCCAACCGATGGTTGGGGAGGTTCGTTGATCGCGTTGCGGTCGCCTTTGAAGAGGCATCCGATTTTTTCCCCAAGGGCAGCGTGCTTGTGACCGGCAATCCGGTCCGAACGGAGCTCTTCGGCGTGAGCAGGACAGAGGCAGCGACCCGCTTGGGCCTCGATCCGAATCGATTTACCCTTTTGATCTTCGGCGGCAGTCAGGGGGCTCACGGGCTGAACCGAGCGGTCATGGAGGCGCTCCCTCAGCTTACAGACGAGCGAGAGCGAATCCAGTTCATTCATGCCACGGGTCCGCGCGACCTTTCTGCTGTTCGACAAGGGTATGATGCGCTTGGGTGCCCCGCGGTGGTAGAGCCATTCTTCCAGGCGATGGCTGTGGCGTATGCCGCCGCCGATCTCTGCCTCTGTCGGGCGGGGGCCGGCACTGTGGCAGAGCTCTGCGCCCTGGGGAAACCGTCAGTGCTCGTTCCGTTCCCCTTTGCCGCCAACGATCACCAGCGCTACAATGCTGAAGCGCTGATCGCCTCCGGTGGAGCCCGGATGGTCCTGGACCGCGAGTTGAGCGGCGCCGCAGTGGCCGAGCTCATACGGACGTTTCTTCGCGACAGAGAGGGGCTTGAGGCTATGGCGCGCGGGGCGAAGGCCTTGGCGAAGCCGGATGCGGCAGCCCGCTTGGCCGATCTCGTGACGCTCACTGCGGCCCGGGTGCCAGGCGCCAAGTTTCAAGTGACCAGCCCGGAATTGCGAAGCGGAACTCGGAGTTGTGGTCATGTTTAA
- the ftsW gene encoding putative lipid II flippase FtsW has product MIGKRISYDRLLCSVALLLVGLGIVMVYSASAIKAQEKYGDPFFFLKKQLLWALIGLMVMVWAMYRDYRTFQRYAPLLFFFSLFLLVLVLVPSIGVKVNNARRWIRLFGVSFQPSELAKLSIVLLLARYFAKSADGEEHFAKRFLLPLILSGLVCGLIVLQPHFGMVAVLLCVAMALCFVAGVRLSHLGIVVLVVVTLAVTLVLAHPYARTRVMTILDPSHASSQAAHQTHQSIYAIGPGGLLGRGLGDSYGKLGYLPESHTEFIFAVVGEEAGLVGTLLVVFLFGILLWRGTRIALRAPDLFGAYAAMGITFIIVTQAAINLGVVVGLLPITGLPLPLVSFGGTSLVTTFLCIGILLSISRRQTARGRLA; this is encoded by the coding sequence ATGATTGGTAAGCGCATCTCTTATGATAGGCTACTGTGCAGCGTCGCCCTGTTACTGGTCGGGCTCGGTATCGTGATGGTCTATAGCGCGAGCGCTATCAAGGCTCAGGAGAAATACGGCGATCCGTTCTTTTTCCTGAAGAAGCAGCTCCTCTGGGCCCTGATCGGGTTGATGGTCATGGTCTGGGCCATGTACCGCGACTACCGCACATTTCAGCGGTATGCGCCCCTGTTGTTCTTTTTCTCGTTGTTTCTCCTCGTTCTGGTGCTGGTCCCATCAATCGGGGTTAAGGTCAACAACGCCCGTCGGTGGATCAGGCTGTTCGGGGTTTCCTTTCAACCTTCCGAGCTTGCCAAGCTCTCTATCGTTCTACTCTTGGCCAGGTACTTTGCCAAAAGCGCCGATGGGGAGGAGCACTTCGCCAAACGCTTTCTCTTGCCGCTTATCCTTTCCGGACTCGTGTGTGGCCTGATTGTATTGCAGCCTCACTTTGGGATGGTGGCAGTCCTGCTGTGCGTAGCCATGGCGCTTTGTTTCGTGGCAGGCGTCCGTCTCAGCCACCTGGGCATTGTTGTACTTGTGGTGGTGACACTTGCCGTCACGCTCGTCCTGGCCCACCCGTATGCCAGAACGCGCGTGATGACGATTCTGGATCCCAGTCACGCCTCCTCCCAGGCGGCGCATCAGACCCACCAGTCAATCTACGCAATAGGGCCTGGGGGACTACTGGGACGAGGGCTCGGAGACAGCTATGGGAAGCTGGGCTATCTGCCCGAGTCCCATACCGAGTTTATCTTTGCCGTTGTCGGGGAGGAGGCAGGGCTCGTGGGGACGCTGCTGGTGGTCTTTCTCTTCGGTATTCTCCTGTGGCGCGGGACCAGGATCGCACTCCGGGCGCCTGACCTGTTTGGCGCTTACGCGGCGATGGGGATTACCTTTATTATCGTAACACAAGCCGCCATCAACCTTGGGGTAGTTGTCGGCCTGCTACCCATCACGGGTTTGCCTTTGCCACTGGTCAGCTTCGGCGGCACATCCCTTGTCACTACCTTTTTGTGCATCGGGATCTTGCTCAGCATCTCCCGTCGTCAGACGGCGAGAGGACGACTCGCGTGA
- the murD gene encoding UDP-N-acetylmuramoyl-L-alanine--D-glutamate ligase, with protein sequence MIDLAGKRVVVVGLARSGEAACRLLLKQGATVIGTDRRSEREIGADICGLEQDGVSLELGEHRLQSLLSADLVVVSPGIDLREPLFQRVREAGIPLIGEVELAYRYSEATFIGITGTNGKSTTTTLLGAILTQAGLPSHVAGNIGTPLCEVAPSLAAGECVVTELSSFQLESIEEFRPRVALLLNLAPDHLDRYACVEDYYRAKTRIFENQRPSDVAIVNADDPLVLQAAAQVRGRRIAFSRTRPLDTGAYVEGDHLVLNLDGRQEVICRVSEVKIQGVHNLENALAASLAAAVVGVSPMAIRNALTSFEGLPHRLEFVAEIDGVRYIDDSKGTNVGAVVRSLQSFTVPIVLIAGGKDKQGDFRPLVPLARERIKRLILIGQAAPKLRLELAGACPMEEASSLEEAVRCAAAAASPGDIVLLSPACASFDMFTDFEERGRVFKAAVRRLLPPIYSIRGHA encoded by the coding sequence ATGATCGATCTGGCCGGCAAGCGGGTAGTGGTCGTGGGGTTGGCGCGATCCGGGGAGGCGGCCTGCCGCCTGTTACTCAAGCAGGGGGCTACGGTCATCGGTACCGACCGCAGGAGTGAGCGTGAGATCGGTGCTGACATCTGCGGCCTGGAGCAGGACGGGGTCAGTCTTGAACTGGGCGAGCATCGTCTGCAGTCTTTACTCTCGGCCGATCTCGTCGTGGTAAGCCCGGGGATCGATCTCCGTGAGCCGCTGTTTCAGCGGGTCCGTGAGGCAGGCATCCCGCTTATCGGCGAGGTCGAGTTGGCCTACCGATACAGTGAAGCCACATTCATAGGAATCACCGGGACCAACGGCAAGAGTACTACCACGACCCTTCTGGGCGCGATACTCACGCAAGCGGGTTTGCCTTCGCATGTGGCCGGCAACATCGGAACCCCCCTCTGCGAAGTGGCGCCTTCTCTTGCGGCGGGCGAGTGTGTAGTGACGGAGCTATCGAGCTTTCAATTGGAATCGATTGAGGAGTTCAGGCCGCGCGTGGCGTTGCTCCTGAATCTCGCGCCTGATCATCTCGACCGATATGCGTGCGTCGAGGACTATTACCGAGCCAAAACCCGCATCTTCGAGAACCAAAGACCGTCGGACGTTGCCATCGTGAATGCGGACGATCCGCTGGTCCTCCAGGCGGCAGCGCAGGTCAGGGGACGGAGGATCGCATTCAGCCGAACGAGACCGCTCGATACGGGGGCGTACGTCGAGGGAGATCATTTGGTCCTCAACCTCGACGGGAGGCAAGAGGTGATCTGCCGGGTGTCCGAGGTGAAGATCCAGGGGGTGCATAATTTGGAGAACGCCCTGGCTGCGAGCCTCGCGGCAGCGGTAGTCGGCGTGTCCCCTATGGCGATCCGGAATGCGCTCACCAGCTTCGAAGGGCTCCCACACCGCCTGGAATTTGTTGCCGAGATCGATGGTGTTCGGTATATCGATGACTCTAAGGGGACAAACGTTGGGGCGGTGGTTCGATCACTTCAAAGTTTCACTGTCCCCATTGTGCTCATCGCCGGCGGCAAGGACAAGCAGGGTGACTTCAGGCCGCTGGTGCCTCTTGCCCGCGAGCGGATAAAAAGGCTGATCCTGATCGGCCAGGCCGCTCCAAAACTGCGGCTTGAGTTGGCTGGAGCCTGTCCGATGGAGGAGGCCTCGAGTCTTGAGGAGGCCGTTCGGTGCGCCGCAGCCGCCGCATCGCCGGGGGATATTGTGCTGCTTTCGCCGGCCTGCGCCAGCTTCGATATGTTTACTGATTTTGAAGAGAGGGGGCGTGTCTTCAAGGCGGCGGTACGGAGGCTTCTGCCTCCTATTTACAGCATACGGGGGCACGCATGA
- the mraY gene encoding phospho-N-acetylmuramoyl-pentapeptide-transferase: MLYHLLFPLHQTYSIFNVFRYVTFRTAGAILTALLISLLLGPALIRKLRELQIGQSIRDDGPADHLQKAGTPTMGGLLILASVFIATLLWANLANRFVWLALFCMVWMGAVGFIDDYLKVVSKNSKGLSARAKLLWQAIPSLLVGLCLYINPVDPSTTKLAIPFLKHWMPDLGWGYVLFVMLVIVGTSNAVNLTDGLDGLAIGPILMTAAAYTILAYVAGNASIAHYLQVVFVRGSSELTVFGGAIVGASLGFLWYNAYPAQLFMGDTGSLALGAAVATLAVLVKSELLLLIVGGVFVAEAISVILQVFSYRTTGRRVFRMAPIHHHYELNGMAEPKIIVRFWIISFILALLSLTTLKLR, from the coding sequence ATGCTCTATCATCTTCTCTTCCCGTTACACCAGACCTACTCTATCTTCAACGTCTTTCGGTACGTCACCTTTCGCACGGCTGGGGCTATCCTCACCGCGCTGCTGATCAGTTTACTGCTGGGACCTGCGCTGATCCGCAAGCTTCGGGAGCTACAGATCGGCCAGAGCATCAGGGACGACGGACCAGCGGATCATCTGCAGAAGGCCGGGACGCCCACGATGGGCGGCCTCCTGATCCTGGCCTCTGTGTTCATCGCCACGTTGCTCTGGGCGAACCTGGCCAACCGATTCGTCTGGCTTGCCCTATTTTGTATGGTCTGGATGGGGGCGGTGGGGTTCATCGACGACTACCTGAAGGTGGTGTCCAAGAACAGCAAGGGGCTTTCGGCCAGAGCAAAACTGTTGTGGCAGGCGATTCCCAGCCTGCTTGTTGGGCTCTGCCTGTATATCAACCCGGTCGATCCGTCCACCACGAAGCTGGCTATTCCCTTCCTCAAACACTGGATGCCGGATCTGGGCTGGGGCTACGTCCTGTTTGTGATGCTGGTCATCGTTGGCACGTCAAATGCGGTAAACCTGACCGATGGCCTGGATGGACTGGCTATCGGCCCGATTCTGATGACGGCTGCGGCGTACACGATCCTGGCGTACGTTGCAGGGAATGCCAGCATCGCCCACTACCTGCAGGTGGTCTTCGTGAGGGGAAGCTCGGAGCTCACCGTCTTTGGCGGCGCCATCGTTGGGGCCAGCCTGGGGTTTCTCTGGTACAACGCATACCCCGCGCAGCTCTTTATGGGCGACACCGGATCGCTCGCGCTTGGGGCCGCCGTGGCAACGCTCGCTGTCCTGGTTAAAAGCGAGTTACTCCTGCTCATCGTCGGGGGGGTGTTCGTGGCGGAGGCCATCTCAGTGATCCTGCAGGTCTTCTCCTACCGGACGACCGGCCGACGGGTCTTCCGGATGGCGCCGATCCATCACCACTATGAGCTGAACGGGATGGCGGAGCCGAAGATCATTGTTCGGTTCTGGATCATCTCCTTTATCCTGGCCCTGCTTTCGCTCACGACATTGAAATTGAGGTGA
- a CDS encoding D-alanine--D-alanine ligase, with protein sequence MSGAIRRIGLIFGSRSVEREISIMTASKVYEVLLSLQDQFETLPIFLTAEGTWLTGESVRDLLSVDAEIRRLAERSVMAGPTERAKIDADKLRLNRERYTPQLDNLDRGLSATGVEPLFLAPDPSVGALMPQQERKGWLRKQLYPTIDLAFPVIHGTHGEDGTIQGLFEMADLPYVGAGVVASAAGMDKIISKLIFQGAGLPVVEGIGITRRELLEDEAAVVQAIERRLSYPVVVKPAVAGSSVGIGVAHDAAEALSLAKRAMRFSHRVLVERAVEQRVEVQCGVLGNHALTVSECEELISSGEVVGYRDKYPEDKLPGSADLAPSVIPARIPKTLADEIRSMAAAAFQAIDARGISRVDFLIDSAAMKPYVNEVNTMPGSLSFTLWERSGVKPADLVVRLVELALEAHRDKRSTHFKSTEGRALVDRRHLVTPGK encoded by the coding sequence ATGAGTGGCGCCATCAGACGCATAGGGCTGATCTTCGGAAGTCGCTCGGTGGAGCGAGAGATCTCCATCATGACCGCCAGCAAGGTCTATGAGGTTCTCCTCTCGTTGCAGGACCAGTTTGAGACGCTGCCGATCTTTCTCACGGCGGAGGGCACGTGGCTCACTGGTGAGTCGGTTCGGGATCTGTTGTCCGTCGATGCCGAGATACGGAGGCTGGCGGAACGAAGCGTCATGGCGGGACCGACTGAGCGAGCGAAGATCGATGCGGACAAGCTGAGGCTGAATCGGGAACGATACACGCCTCAGCTTGACAATCTGGATCGGGGACTGAGCGCGACGGGCGTTGAGCCGCTCTTTCTGGCGCCGGACCCATCGGTCGGCGCGTTGATGCCACAGCAGGAGCGGAAAGGCTGGCTTCGTAAGCAGCTTTACCCCACAATCGACTTGGCCTTCCCGGTCATTCATGGGACACACGGCGAGGATGGAACGATCCAGGGTCTGTTTGAAATGGCCGATCTGCCGTATGTCGGGGCTGGGGTCGTCGCCTCGGCCGCGGGAATGGACAAGATCATCTCCAAACTCATCTTTCAGGGCGCAGGCCTGCCGGTTGTTGAGGGGATTGGCATTACCCGGCGTGAACTGTTGGAGGATGAAGCGGCCGTCGTACAGGCGATTGAGCGCAGGCTGAGCTACCCGGTAGTGGTCAAGCCTGCCGTAGCCGGCTCCAGCGTTGGGATCGGTGTGGCTCATGATGCGGCCGAAGCGTTGAGCCTGGCGAAGCGCGCGATGCGATTCAGTCATCGCGTGCTGGTCGAGCGGGCTGTTGAGCAGCGTGTCGAGGTGCAATGCGGCGTTCTGGGCAACCATGCGTTGACCGTCTCGGAATGTGAGGAGCTCATCAGCTCTGGCGAGGTTGTGGGCTATCGTGACAAATACCCGGAGGACAAGCTGCCTGGGAGCGCGGACCTGGCGCCAAGTGTCATTCCCGCCAGGATTCCAAAGACCCTCGCTGATGAGATACGGTCCATGGCGGCAGCTGCCTTTCAGGCGATCGACGCGCGCGGGATCTCCCGGGTTGATTTTCTTATCGACTCAGCCGCGATGAAACCGTACGTCAATGAGGTCAATACCATGCCTGGGTCGCTTTCCTTTACCCTTTGGGAGCGGAGCGGGGTGAAGCCTGCGGATCTCGTCGTTCGTCTGGTGGAATTGGCGCTTGAGGCCCATCGAGACAAGCGTTCAACCCATTTCAAATCGACAGAAGGCAGGGCGTTGGTGGATCGACGGCATCTGGTGACGCCGGGGAAATGA